Below is a window of Pseudomonadota bacterium DNA.
TGGTGCTGAAGTGAGTACCCGCTGGGTGAAAACAGACCTTTTCAAACCTCAGGTCTTGGAGGGAGAGAGAATGTCAATAATCCCGGCCGGGATGTCATCAATATCGAGAATCTTGTCAACTGCTCCGGTGGCAACCGCTTCCTTGGGCATCCCGTAAACCACACAGCTCCTCTCGTTCTGGGCGATGGTCCCGGCTCCAGCCTCCTTCATCTTGAGGATTCCCTGCGCCCCGTCCTTTCCCATCCCCGTAAGGATAACTCCGATGGCGTTTTTTCCACCATAGGCAGCAACGGAGTTGAACAATACATCAACAGCCGGACGCTGATGGTGGACCAGGGGCCCGGTTTTGACATTCACAAAATACCTGGCACCGCTCCGTCTCATGACCATGTGAAAATTTCCCGGCGCAAGCAGGGCCGTGCCGGGAAGGATAGAGTCACCATCTTCCGCCTCCTTGACCGATATCTGGCTGAGGTCGTTCAACCTGTCCGCAAAACTCTTGGTAAAATTGGCCGGCATATGCTGGACGATCAGCACCCCGGGCATGGTCGGAGGAAACTGGGGAAGAATTCTGGCAAGGGCTTCCGTGCCGCCGGTTGAAGACCCGATGGCGATTATTTTATTGGTACTGTCGGCCATGGCAAGATTGCCGAATCTCCCCTGGACAGGGGCCGGGGCCTTCCTGGAACCCGACCCCCAGCGACTCATATCAACCCTGGCGGCCGCCCGTATCTTCTCGGCAAGCTGCACACTCATATCGCCGACAGAATAGGCTTCACCGGGCTTGCATATGACCTCTATCGCTCCGGCATCCATGGCCTCAAGGGCCAAAGCGCCCCCCTCTTTGGCCAGAGAACTGACAATAATGACCGGCAACGGGAAATGCTTCATCAGTTTCTTGAGGAAGGTCAACCCATCCATCCTCGGCATTTCAACATCAAGGGTGACCACATCGGGTTTTAAATTGACGATTTTGTCCCTTGCCACAAAGGGGTCCGGGGCGGTACCAACGATTTCAATGTCCTTCTCCCGGGAGAGTTCCTCGGTGAACACCTTGCGGACAACAGCTGAATCGTCAACAACAAGAACCCGAATTTTATTCATACGATAAATTCCCCGGCCAACTCACTGAAACATGGCGGCTCATTATAACTGAATATTTCTGAAAACCTGCCCACCCGGCGGTTTTAATTGAACAAATCCGCGCTAACCAATCCTGTCAAGATTGCCGAAATCTATCCACAGATAG
It encodes the following:
- a CDS encoding chemotaxis response regulator protein-glutamate methylesterase, whose translation is MNKIRVLVVDDSAVVRKVFTEELSREKDIEIVGTAPDPFVARDKIVNLKPDVVTLDVEMPRMDGLTFLKKLMKHFPLPVIIVSSLAKEGGALALEAMDAGAIEVICKPGEAYSVGDMSVQLAEKIRAAARVDMSRWGSGSRKAPAPVQGRFGNLAMADSTNKIIAIGSSTGGTEALARILPQFPPTMPGVLIVQHMPANFTKSFADRLNDLSQISVKEAEDGDSILPGTALLAPGNFHMVMRRSGARYFVNVKTGPLVHHQRPAVDVLFNSVAAYGGKNAIGVILTGMGKDGAQGILKMKEAGAGTIAQNERSCVVYGMPKEAVATGAVDKILDIDDIPAGIIDILSPSKT